In Mycolicibacterium lutetiense, the following are encoded in one genomic region:
- a CDS encoding DNA methyltransferase: MAEPYYQDDYVTLYHGDAQEFTEWLTADLLVTDPPYGRRWRSGSGLTNADGDGRARRCHGGIAGDRDTSTRDAALTAWGPRPGMVFGDLLVAQPRNAVQCLIYAKAADAGIRGARGGFRRDVEAVYLTGPWPAAVGGRTSVLTSRSWVAGPSSPAYRYSHPHAKPLDLLEQLLLLAPSGVVADPFAGSGTTLVAARNLGRHAIGVELDERHCETAARRLDQMCLQLDCPDFAGTPTSLSNNDVHPQEV; encoded by the coding sequence ATGGCTGAGCCGTACTACCAAGACGACTACGTGACCCTGTATCACGGTGACGCACAGGAATTCACCGAGTGGCTCACCGCCGACCTACTGGTCACCGATCCGCCCTATGGGCGCCGCTGGCGTTCGGGAAGCGGACTGACCAACGCCGATGGCGACGGTCGTGCACGCCGGTGCCACGGCGGTATCGCCGGTGACCGCGACACCAGCACCCGCGATGCAGCGTTGACAGCGTGGGGGCCCCGGCCAGGCATGGTGTTCGGCGACTTGCTGGTAGCGCAGCCGCGCAACGCGGTCCAGTGCCTCATATATGCCAAAGCAGCCGATGCGGGAATACGCGGCGCCCGAGGCGGATTCCGCCGCGACGTCGAGGCCGTCTACCTCACCGGTCCCTGGCCCGCAGCGGTCGGCGGGCGCACCAGCGTGCTGACCAGCCGGTCGTGGGTAGCCGGTCCGTCCTCACCGGCCTACCGCTACAGCCATCCCCATGCCAAGCCCCTCGATCTGCTCGAGCAGCTCCTGCTATTGGCCCCATCTGGCGTTGTCGCCGACCCGTTCGCAGGCTCCGGAACAACCCTGGTAGCAGCGCGCAACCTCGGCCGCCACGCGATCGGCGTCGAGCTCGATGAACGCCACTGCGAAACCGCGGCCCGCCGACTCGACCAAATGTGCCTGCAGCTGGACTGCCCAGATTTTGCCGGAACACCAACGTCGCTATCCAACAACGACGTTCACCCTCAGGAGGTCTGA